A single genomic interval of Treponema sp. J25 harbors:
- a CDS encoding CBS and ACT domain-containing protein — MNVGQRMTRNPITITPDMSVPDAQALMRKEKIRRLPVLDKNGKLVGIVTARDLIHASPSPATSLDMYELHYLLSKLKVEKVMSHPVITVTEDLPIEEAARIMADNNISGLPVMRGEVLVGIITESDLFKLFIELFGARHQGIRLTVLLPEKRGELAEVSSAIAKNGGNIISFATFEGEDPTNSYCTIKVNGIDRETLLDVITPLVTRIVDIRES; from the coding sequence ATGAACGTAGGACAACGAATGACAAGGAATCCCATAACCATCACGCCGGATATGTCGGTACCTGATGCGCAGGCCCTTATGAGAAAAGAAAAGATCCGGCGTCTCCCGGTGCTGGATAAGAATGGCAAACTGGTCGGTATTGTGACTGCCCGGGATCTGATTCATGCGTCCCCTTCGCCTGCGACAAGCCTGGACATGTATGAACTGCATTATCTGCTTTCGAAATTAAAGGTTGAAAAAGTGATGAGCCATCCGGTTATTACGGTCACCGAGGATCTCCCTATCGAAGAAGCGGCCCGTATCATGGCGGATAATAATATCTCTGGTCTTCCGGTAATGCGCGGTGAAGTGTTAGTAGGAATTATTACCGAATCGGACCTCTTTAAGTTATTTATTGAGCTTTTTGGGGCCCGGCATCAGGGTATCCGTCTTACCGTATTGCTTCCTGAAAAACGGGGAGAACTGGCGGAGGTATCGAGCGCCATAGCTAAAAACGGGGGAAACATCATTTCCTTTGCCACCTTTGAAGGGGAGGACCCCACCAATTCCTACTGTACGATTAAGGTGAATGGGATTGATCGGGAAACGCTCCTTGATGTGATAACACCCCTGGTTACTCGTATTGTGGATATCCGGGAAAGCTAG
- a CDS encoding ABC transporter ATP-binding protein, which translates to MAVMELRGVHTYYGNIHALRDISISVEEGEIVTLIGANGAGKTTTLMSICGIVPVREGEIYLDGVNITHLPPHKIVEMGVSQVPEGRRIFPQLTVAENLEMGAYLRKDKDAIKSDMDRVFDLFPRLAERKNQLGGTLSGGEQQMLAISRALMARPRILLMDEPSLGLAPLIVQHIFEIIKNINEENRTTIFLVEQNAHMALKIAHKGYVLQNGVIKLSDTAERLLANEEVQRAYLGL; encoded by the coding sequence ATGGCAGTAATGGAGTTACGGGGCGTTCACACCTATTATGGCAATATTCATGCCCTGCGGGATATTTCGATTTCCGTAGAGGAAGGGGAAATCGTTACCCTCATTGGGGCCAATGGGGCAGGAAAAACAACCACCCTGATGAGTATCTGTGGTATTGTACCAGTGAGGGAAGGGGAGATTTATCTGGATGGGGTAAATATTACCCATCTTCCTCCCCACAAAATTGTGGAAATGGGGGTTTCCCAGGTACCAGAGGGACGCCGGATTTTCCCCCAGCTGACGGTGGCGGAAAACCTTGAAATGGGGGCTTACCTGCGAAAAGACAAGGACGCCATAAAGAGTGACATGGATCGGGTGTTTGATCTTTTCCCCCGCCTTGCGGAACGAAAAAACCAACTGGGAGGGACCTTGAGTGGGGGGGAACAACAGATGCTAGCCATTTCACGGGCTCTTATGGCCCGCCCTCGCATCCTTTTGATGGATGAGCCCTCCCTGGGGCTTGCACCCCTCATTGTTCAACATATTTTTGAGATTATCAAAAATATCAATGAGGAAAATCGAACCACCATTTTTCTGGTAGAACAGAATGCCCATATGGCCTTAAAAATCGCCCATAAAGGGTATGTTTTGCAGAATGGGGTCATAAAACTGAGTGATACGGCTGAACGATTATTGGCCAATGAAGAGGTGCAACGGGCCTATTTAGGGTTATAA
- a CDS encoding ABC transporter ATP-binding protein, with protein MKEDTILQIEGLSMVFGGLRAIDNVDLYIKRGEICALIGPNGAGKTTIFNCITGVYKPTEGTIAIRNRDGTPEYIHGLKPHVINKKGLARTFQNIRLFSNMTVLENVMIGRHNSLTAGVFRSIFRDAATRQEEERVIEESYQILRKLNLHEFVNERACNLPYGAQRRLEIARALATDPFLLLLDEPVAGMNPQETKELEETIHLIREEGHLTILLIEHDMSLVMNVSERIYVLDYGRLIAEGSPGEIKSNPEVIKAYLGEA; from the coding sequence ATGAAAGAAGACACCATCTTACAAATCGAAGGTCTTTCCATGGTTTTTGGAGGACTTCGAGCAATTGATAATGTGGATTTGTATATTAAGCGAGGTGAGATCTGCGCCCTTATAGGTCCGAATGGGGCTGGTAAGACCACAATTTTCAATTGTATTACGGGGGTCTATAAACCTACGGAAGGCACGATAGCTATCCGGAATCGAGATGGCACTCCAGAATACATCCATGGCTTAAAACCCCATGTAATTAATAAAAAGGGCCTTGCTCGGACCTTCCAGAACATCCGTCTTTTTTCCAACATGACCGTTTTGGAAAACGTTATGATTGGACGGCACAACTCCCTTACGGCGGGAGTGTTTCGTTCTATTTTTCGAGATGCGGCTACTCGACAAGAGGAAGAGCGGGTTATCGAAGAAAGCTATCAAATCCTAAGAAAGCTGAACCTTCATGAATTCGTGAATGAACGGGCATGCAATCTTCCCTATGGAGCACAGCGACGGCTGGAAATCGCCCGGGCGTTGGCGACCGATCCCTTCTTGTTGCTTCTGGATGAACCGGTGGCCGGTATGAACCCGCAGGAAACAAAGGAACTGGAGGAAACAATCCACCTTATCCGGGAAGAGGGACATCTTACGATTCTGCTCATTGAACATGACATGAGTCTTGTGATGAATGTATCAGAGCGCATATATGTGCTTGATTATGGACGGCTCATCGCCGAGGGAAGTCCTGGGGAGATAAAGTCCAATCCAGAAGTGATAAAGGCCTATCTGGGAGAAGCGTAG
- the prfA gene encoding peptide chain release factor 1, with the protein MNERLVSIQERFKELDLLVQDPNLAKDPKKYRDVMKEHAQLSEIVEAHRRCEELEKNIQETEALLKEEKDPGMKELIKEELRELEIQLQDAKDRLKFLLIPRDPLDEKNIIMEIRGGAGGDEAALFAADLFRMYSRYAENQGWKIEVMSSNETELGGLKEIIFSIAGKNVYENLRYESGVHRVQRVPATEASGRIHTSTVTVAVLPEAEETEIEIRPEDLRIDVMRAGGPGGQCVNTTDSAVRITHLPTGIVVHCQDEKSQIKNKAKAMRILRARLFEMEEAKRQAERAEARKSQVGTGDRSERIRTYNFPQNRLTDHRINLTLYKLDLIMQGDLQELFDALKLSAREELLKATAS; encoded by the coding sequence GTGAACGAGCGACTCGTATCGATACAGGAACGATTTAAAGAGCTGGACCTGCTGGTTCAAGATCCCAACCTGGCAAAGGACCCCAAAAAATACCGGGACGTCATGAAAGAGCACGCCCAGCTCTCAGAAATCGTGGAAGCCCACCGGCGCTGCGAAGAATTAGAGAAAAACATCCAGGAAACCGAAGCCTTACTTAAAGAAGAAAAAGACCCGGGCATGAAGGAACTGATAAAAGAAGAACTGCGGGAACTGGAGATTCAGTTACAGGATGCGAAGGACCGTCTTAAGTTCCTTTTGATTCCCCGGGATCCCCTGGACGAAAAAAACATCATCATGGAGATTCGAGGCGGTGCGGGTGGAGATGAAGCGGCCCTGTTTGCGGCGGACCTCTTTCGTATGTACTCCCGGTATGCAGAAAACCAGGGCTGGAAAATCGAAGTCATGAGTTCCAATGAAACCGAACTCGGTGGCTTAAAGGAAATTATTTTTTCCATTGCGGGGAAAAATGTGTACGAGAACCTGCGGTATGAATCGGGGGTGCATCGGGTACAACGGGTCCCCGCCACCGAAGCTTCAGGACGAATCCATACCTCTACGGTGACGGTAGCGGTTCTCCCAGAGGCGGAAGAAACAGAAATAGAAATTCGGCCCGAGGACCTGCGGATCGATGTCATGCGGGCCGGTGGTCCGGGGGGCCAGTGCGTAAACACCACCGATTCGGCGGTCCGCATTACCCACCTTCCGACGGGAATCGTGGTCCACTGCCAGGACGAAAAAAGCCAGATCAAGAACAAAGCCAAGGCCATGCGCATTCTGCGGGCCCGCTTATTCGAAATGGAAGAAGCCAAACGCCAGGCAGAACGGGCGGAGGCCCGCAAAAGCCAGGTAGGAACCGGGGATCGGTCCGAACGAATCAGGACCTATAACTTTCCGCAGAATCGACTTACGGACCACCGGATCAACCTCACCCTGTATAAGCTTGACCTTATCATGCAGGGGGACCTGCAGGAACTCTTCGACGCCCTAAAACTCTCTGCCCGGGAAGAACTCCTTAAAGCCACCGCTTCATGA
- the prmC gene encoding peptide chain release factor N(5)-glutamine methyltransferase, with product MNIAEARRYGSTHLQEAGIESAPLDAALLLAHVLGVDRSWLLAHPEASLTPSQWNAYRTLLEERRKGLCVAYLTGHREFMGLDFIVTPDVLVPRPETEGLVEQALAWLREFSKRPVTTGASLRALDLCTGSGCIAVAIKRLLPSLEVWASDISERALAIAQKNAERLVGPGAIHFCRGDLFENIRGTFHCIVTNPPYVPRSLISHLSREVQQEPLGALDGGDDGLDLIRRIIAMAPSYLEPGGALFLESDSSQVESIRTLLHKAGFIGIDTYSDLAGLPRVSRGIKP from the coding sequence ATGAACATTGCCGAAGCTCGTCGCTACGGTAGCACACATTTACAGGAAGCGGGCATCGAAAGCGCCCCTTTAGATGCGGCGCTTCTTCTTGCCCATGTCCTCGGGGTTGATCGCAGCTGGCTCCTTGCCCATCCAGAGGCATCCCTTACCCCATCCCAATGGAACGCTTATAGGACCCTCCTCGAGGAGCGGCGCAAAGGTCTGTGTGTGGCATACCTTACGGGACACCGGGAATTTATGGGCCTTGATTTTATTGTGACCCCCGATGTGCTTGTACCCCGGCCCGAAACAGAGGGTCTTGTTGAACAGGCCCTGGCCTGGCTGAGAGAATTCTCTAAAAGGCCCGTCACAACCGGAGCTTCCCTTCGAGCCCTCGATCTCTGCACAGGATCTGGTTGTATCGCGGTGGCCATAAAAAGGCTACTTCCCTCCCTTGAGGTATGGGCCAGCGATATTTCAGAGAGGGCCCTGGCGATTGCCCAGAAAAACGCCGAGCGCCTTGTAGGACCCGGGGCCATCCACTTTTGTCGGGGCGATCTTTTCGAGAACATCCGGGGGACCTTTCATTGTATTGTCACCAACCCGCCCTACGTGCCCCGGTCGCTGATTTCTCATCTTTCCAGAGAGGTCCAACAGGAACCGCTTGGCGCCTTAGATGGGGGGGACGATGGGCTGGATCTTATTCGACGTATCATCGCCATGGCGCCCTCGTACCTTGAACCAGGGGGAGCCCTTTTTCTTGAATCCGACAGCAGTCAAGTCGAATCCATACGGACCCTCTTGCACAAAGCGGGCTTTATAGGGATAGATACCTATAGCGACCTGGCGGGGCTACCCCGGGTAAGTCGGGGAATTAAGCCCTAG
- a CDS encoding branched-chain amino acid ABC transporter permease translates to MKQNGILKDIAQALLQGVWFVFLLFPLLVMKVSVVGGVASVTFRWTNIPLVFVAAVGGSLLWRWALRWNEQKGARDPENSLGVRIQNGVSAFLKQNRLARVVLPLLLIGALLAYPLVSGMYHTNVMISALIYVILALGLNIVVGLGGLLNLGYAAFFAVGAYTYGLLWKHTGPWLAQVGIDPSWLFWISLPFAGLVALLFGVLLSLPVLRLRGDYLAIITLAFGEIFRMVLQNSGDITGGATGISLIPRPWFFGVKLTPHMAAIYIYYITLSLVVFTIFVVRRIENSRVGRALEAMREDEIACEAMGIDLVKNKLITFALGAFWAGVAGVLLAAQTTYINPDSFTLWESIMVLMAVVIGGTGSIPGVIAGTLVLKLLPEYFRALAQYRMLLYGVAMIIVILFKSDGLIPRRRTEYRLEQEGSTSPEGHL, encoded by the coding sequence ATGAAACAGAACGGGATACTAAAAGATATAGCCCAGGCCTTATTGCAAGGGGTGTGGTTTGTATTTCTCCTTTTCCCCTTGCTTGTAATGAAGGTTTCGGTAGTAGGTGGTGTGGCCTCGGTAACCTTCCGCTGGACCAATATCCCTTTGGTGTTTGTGGCTGCCGTTGGGGGTTCTCTCCTGTGGCGGTGGGCGCTCCGCTGGAATGAACAGAAAGGTGCCAGGGATCCGGAGAATTCCCTGGGGGTTCGTATCCAGAATGGAGTTTCCGCCTTTCTTAAACAAAATCGCCTTGCCCGGGTGGTGCTTCCCCTTCTCTTAATAGGGGCCCTTCTGGCATATCCCCTCGTTTCGGGGATGTACCACACCAATGTAATGATTTCTGCCCTTATTTATGTGATACTTGCCCTGGGGCTTAACATTGTAGTCGGTTTGGGAGGGCTCCTTAATTTAGGGTATGCCGCCTTTTTCGCAGTCGGTGCCTATACCTATGGTCTTCTCTGGAAACATACGGGACCCTGGCTTGCCCAGGTGGGAATAGATCCCTCCTGGCTGTTCTGGATTTCCCTTCCCTTCGCTGGCCTTGTGGCCTTACTTTTTGGGGTTCTCTTGAGTTTACCCGTATTGCGCCTGCGGGGAGATTACCTTGCTATCATCACCTTGGCCTTTGGGGAAATTTTTCGGATGGTCCTTCAGAACTCGGGAGATATCACCGGTGGTGCCACAGGGATCAGCCTTATTCCCCGGCCGTGGTTTTTTGGAGTAAAGCTAACACCCCATATGGCGGCGATCTATATTTACTATATCACCCTGTCTCTTGTGGTTTTTACTATTTTTGTGGTTCGCCGAATCGAAAATTCCCGGGTCGGGCGGGCCCTGGAGGCGATGCGGGAAGATGAAATCGCCTGTGAAGCCATGGGGATAGATCTGGTAAAGAACAAGCTGATTACCTTTGCGTTGGGGGCTTTCTGGGCAGGCGTGGCAGGGGTGCTTCTTGCTGCTCAGACGACCTATATCAATCCTGATAGTTTTACCCTCTGGGAATCGATTATGGTGCTCATGGCGGTGGTTATCGGAGGAACAGGTTCGATTCCGGGGGTTATCGCGGGAACGTTGGTTCTTAAGCTGCTGCCAGAGTATTTCCGGGCCCTGGCCCAGTATCGGATGCTTCTGTATGGAGTGGCCATGATCATAGTAATACTCTTTAAGAGTGATGGGCTTATTCCCCGGCGGCGTACCGAATATCGACTTGAGCAAGAGGGGTCGACATCTCCAGAGGGACACCTATGA
- a CDS encoding bifunctional (p)ppGpp synthetase/guanosine-3',5'-bis(diphosphate) 3'-pyrophosphohydrolase: MDELVTLFLQKITEAYTQEEQQRLREALAWSESLHGEQKRASGDPYFIHPLEVALILLDLRLDADTIIAALLHDTLEDTSATPAEIEEKFGKTVLKLVEGVTKIADIQANNKTIQEAENIRKMLFAMVQDIRVILIKLADKLHNMRTLDHLPEERRKLNAQECLDIYAPLADRLGISWLKDELEDLSLKHLNRDVYDQIKNIVALKKSARTEFLEKVQEALYKETKNLGIPVTVNARAKHFYSIYQKMRKRNKNPDELYDLFGIRILCNTVEDCYTLLGTVHRLWKPIEGRFKDYIAMPKSNGYQSLHTTVMSYDGKLLEIQIRTWDMHQVAEYGIASHWLYKKGTTKEIVRPEDLSIVNRLKAWKDLDMTTFLDDIKRELLKDSIFVFTPKGKVIELPAGSTPIDFAYHIHTDIGDHCYGAKADGAIIPLTAELKNTQVVEILTSPQAHPHLNWLRAVKTARARSKIRSWLQQHDETLIIDKNIVAKKRPATIPSASAGTTAAVSQQAPVAPKPEPSVQTVQPSLPPGQSSILQVRVEDEKNMMIRFAQCCRPITGDPIVGYVSRGRGIIIHKKSCRNIASIPDFEKRRVEVEWENAESTLVKHFKIEARKTADLFSAIEGAIRKQQGHLLEGRLEEISADRLTGYFTMKLEHRNDLKQVMKNLRSIPQVLSIQAIS, encoded by the coding sequence ATGGATGAGCTCGTTACGCTTTTTTTACAAAAGATAACCGAAGCATACACCCAAGAAGAGCAACAACGCCTTCGGGAAGCCCTCGCATGGTCAGAATCGCTCCATGGGGAACAGAAACGGGCCAGCGGGGATCCCTATTTTATTCACCCCCTTGAAGTGGCGCTTATCCTGCTGGATCTCCGCCTGGACGCTGACACCATTATTGCGGCCCTTTTACACGATACCCTGGAAGACACCAGCGCTACCCCTGCAGAAATCGAAGAGAAGTTCGGGAAAACGGTCCTTAAACTGGTAGAGGGGGTCACCAAAATTGCCGACATCCAGGCCAACAACAAAACGATTCAGGAAGCCGAAAACATTCGAAAGATGCTTTTCGCCATGGTCCAGGATATTCGGGTGATCCTTATAAAACTGGCCGACAAGCTTCACAACATGCGCACCCTGGATCATCTCCCTGAGGAACGAAGAAAGCTGAATGCCCAGGAATGTCTGGACATTTACGCGCCCCTTGCGGATCGCCTCGGTATTTCCTGGCTTAAGGATGAATTAGAAGACCTTTCCCTGAAACATCTTAACCGGGACGTATATGATCAAATCAAAAACATCGTAGCCTTAAAAAAGAGCGCCCGTACCGAATTTCTAGAAAAGGTCCAGGAAGCCCTCTACAAGGAAACCAAAAATCTCGGCATTCCCGTCACCGTGAATGCCAGGGCGAAACATTTTTACTCAATCTACCAGAAAATGCGCAAACGGAATAAGAATCCCGACGAATTGTATGATCTATTTGGGATCCGTATTCTTTGCAACACCGTCGAAGATTGCTACACCCTGCTGGGAACCGTACACCGGCTGTGGAAACCCATCGAAGGGCGTTTTAAAGACTATATCGCCATGCCCAAATCAAACGGCTATCAGAGTCTCCATACCACCGTGATGAGTTACGACGGTAAACTGCTGGAAATCCAGATCCGCACCTGGGACATGCATCAGGTGGCCGAGTATGGAATTGCGAGCCACTGGCTTTATAAAAAGGGGACCACCAAGGAAATCGTTCGTCCCGAGGATCTTTCCATCGTGAATCGGCTTAAGGCCTGGAAGGATCTAGATATGACGACCTTCCTGGATGATATCAAGCGGGAACTTCTAAAAGATTCCATCTTTGTGTTTACCCCCAAAGGCAAGGTGATAGAACTACCGGCAGGGTCTACGCCCATTGATTTTGCCTATCACATCCATACCGATATTGGGGACCATTGCTATGGAGCAAAAGCTGACGGGGCTATCATTCCCCTTACAGCGGAATTAAAAAACACCCAGGTGGTAGAGATTCTAACCTCCCCTCAGGCCCATCCCCACCTTAACTGGCTTCGGGCCGTAAAAACCGCCCGGGCCAGGAGTAAAATCCGCTCATGGCTTCAACAGCACGATGAAACCCTTATCATCGATAAAAACATTGTGGCTAAGAAAAGGCCCGCCACAATACCCTCTGCATCCGCTGGCACTACTGCGGCGGTGAGTCAGCAAGCGCCCGTCGCCCCTAAACCAGAACCTTCTGTGCAAACCGTTCAGCCTTCCCTACCGCCAGGGCAAAGCAGCATCCTGCAGGTCCGTGTGGAAGATGAAAAAAACATGATGATCCGCTTTGCCCAATGCTGCCGGCCCATAACCGGCGATCCTATCGTAGGGTACGTTTCCCGCGGGCGGGGAATCATTATCCACAAGAAAAGCTGTCGGAACATTGCTTCCATCCCGGACTTTGAAAAACGGCGGGTGGAGGTAGAGTGGGAAAATGCCGAAAGCACCCTGGTTAAACATTTTAAGATCGAAGCCCGCAAAACGGCGGACCTCTTTTCCGCCATAGAAGGGGCAATACGAAAACAACAGGGGCATCTGCTGGAAGGCCGCCTTGAGGAAATAAGTGCCGACCGTTTAACAGGCTACTTTACCATGAAACTGGAACATCGCAACGACCTGAAACAGGTAATGAAAAACCTCCGCAGTATCCCTCAAGTCCTTTCGATCCAGGCAATTTCATAA
- a CDS encoding branched-chain amino acid ABC transporter permease LivH (LivHMGF is the membrane component of the LIV-I/LS branched-chain amino acid transporter): MEYFLKLLLSGTTKGSIYALIALGYTMVYGVIQLINFAHGEIYMIGGFTALIFGGFLYSMGLPAPVVLLISVILAIVYAASFGFTIERIAYRPLRNKPRLSALISAIGISIVLQNFVLLAQTEKYLAYPSYLPDLPFLQPVKQYINATQFIILIVTALIMVFLTMLIKYTRIGKAMRATAQDKDMAQLVGVNINQVISITFIIGSSLAAIGGVLICSYMGQINYYIGFIAGIKAFVAAVLGGIGSIPGAVLGSFVLGWTESFGTGYLSSDYEDAFALLILVLILTVKPEGLLGKNQKQKV, translated from the coding sequence ATGGAGTATTTCTTAAAACTCTTGTTAAGTGGTACCACAAAGGGGAGTATTTACGCGTTGATTGCCCTGGGGTACACCATGGTATATGGGGTTATTCAACTCATTAACTTTGCCCACGGCGAAATTTATATGATTGGCGGTTTTACAGCCCTTATTTTTGGAGGCTTTTTATATAGTATGGGATTGCCAGCGCCGGTGGTGTTACTTATTTCAGTGATTCTTGCTATTGTGTACGCAGCATCCTTCGGGTTTACGATTGAGAGAATCGCCTATCGTCCTTTACGGAATAAACCTCGTTTGTCTGCGCTTATCAGTGCTATAGGGATTTCTATCGTATTACAAAATTTTGTGCTTTTGGCTCAAACAGAAAAGTACCTTGCCTATCCTTCATACTTACCGGATCTTCCGTTCTTACAGCCGGTAAAACAATACATAAATGCAACGCAGTTTATTATTTTGATAGTGACAGCCCTCATCATGGTTTTTTTGACCATGTTGATAAAATATACGCGGATTGGAAAAGCCATGCGAGCCACCGCTCAGGATAAGGATATGGCGCAGCTCGTGGGCGTGAATATTAACCAGGTCATATCTATTACGTTTATTATTGGATCAAGCCTCGCTGCCATCGGTGGAGTACTGATTTGTTCCTATATGGGACAGATTAACTATTACATTGGGTTTATTGCGGGTATTAAGGCGTTTGTGGCTGCCGTTCTTGGCGGTATTGGCAGTATCCCGGGGGCGGTGCTCGGCAGTTTTGTCCTTGGATGGACGGAGAGCTTTGGAACCGGCTACCTTTCCAGTGATTACGAAGATGCCTTTGCCCTGCTTATTCTCGTTCTTATCCTTACGGTTAAACCGGAAGGCTTATTGGGTAAAAATCAAAAGCAGAAGGTATAG